In Alistipes ihumii AP11, a genomic segment contains:
- a CDS encoding DMT family transporter, producing the protein MKWVYLLIAILTEVVATGALKASHSFTRLGPSLLTVAGYLVAFYCLSLTLREMPVGVAYAIWCGMGIVLVSLAAALLFGQRLDMGAIVGMALIIAGVIVINVFSKTVENH; encoded by the coding sequence ATGAAGTGGGTCTATCTGTTGATCGCGATCCTGACGGAAGTCGTGGCGACCGGCGCGCTCAAGGCGTCGCACTCGTTCACGCGGCTCGGGCCGTCGCTGCTGACCGTCGCGGGTTACCTCGTCGCGTTCTACTGTCTGAGCCTGACGCTCCGCGAGATGCCGGTGGGCGTTGCGTATGCGATCTGGTGCGGCATGGGTATCGTGCTCGTGTCGCTGGCCGCCGCGCTGCTGTTCGGGCAGAGGCTCGATATGGGGGCGATCGTCGGCATGGCGCTGATCATAGCCGGCGTAATCGTGATCAACGTATTCTCCAAAACCGTCGAAAATCATTGA
- the argC gene encoding N-acetyl-gamma-glutamyl-phosphate reductase, producing MVRVGIIGGAGYTGGEAIRILLNHPEAELVFVHSNSNAGNRLCDVHVDLLGETDMRFTGELRTDVDALLLCVGHGDARKFLEATPLPDSVRVIDLSQDFRLSASSSIGGRRFVYGLPEMNRERIRSARNIANPGCFATCLQLGMLPLAAAGLLRSDVHVTALTGSTGAGQKLAPTSHFSQRVNNLSVYKAFTHQHLNEIGESVRSLMPSFSGEIDFVPYRGDFARGIIASIYTDCDLSEERARKLYEDYYADAALTFVSDRSVCLKQVVNTSKCVLSVEKHGDKLLVVSAIDNLLKGASGQAVQNMNLMFGLDERAGLRLKPVAF from the coding sequence ATGGTAAGAGTTGGCATTATCGGAGGCGCGGGATACACGGGCGGCGAGGCCATCCGTATCCTGCTGAACCATCCTGAAGCCGAGTTGGTATTCGTTCACAGCAACAGCAACGCGGGCAATCGCCTGTGCGACGTGCATGTCGATCTGCTCGGCGAAACGGATATGCGCTTCACGGGCGAGCTGCGTACCGACGTGGACGCGCTGCTGCTGTGCGTCGGGCACGGGGACGCGCGTAAGTTTCTGGAGGCGACGCCGCTTCCCGATTCGGTGCGCGTGATCGATCTGAGTCAGGATTTCCGCTTGTCGGCCTCGTCGTCCATCGGCGGCCGTCGGTTCGTTTACGGCCTGCCCGAGATGAACCGCGAGCGGATACGCTCGGCGCGCAATATCGCCAATCCGGGCTGTTTCGCGACCTGCCTGCAATTGGGCATGCTGCCGCTGGCTGCGGCCGGGCTGCTCCGTTCGGACGTGCATGTGACGGCCCTGACCGGTTCGACCGGAGCGGGGCAGAAACTCGCTCCGACCTCGCATTTCAGCCAGCGGGTCAACAATCTGTCCGTGTACAAGGCGTTCACGCACCAGCATCTGAACGAGATAGGCGAGAGCGTCCGCAGTCTGATGCCCTCGTTCTCGGGCGAGATCGATTTCGTACCGTATCGGGGCGACTTCGCGCGCGGCATCATCGCGTCGATCTACACCGACTGCGATCTGTCGGAGGAGCGGGCCCGCAAGCTGTACGAGGATTACTATGCCGATGCCGCGCTGACTTTCGTCAGCGACCGGTCCGTCTGCCTCAAGCAGGTCGTCAATACGTCCAAGTGCGTGCTCTCGGTCGAGAAGCATGGGGACAAGCTGCTTGTCGTCAGCGCGATCGACAACTTGCTCAAGGGCGCTTCGGGACAGGCCGTGCAGAACATGAACCTGATGTTCGGCCTCGACGAGCGCGCGGGACTGCGTCTGAAGCCGGTGGCGTTCTGA
- a CDS encoding aspartate aminotransferase family protein yields the protein MDLFKVYPLWDIDIVRAEGSYVWDDKGTRYLDMYGGHAVISIGHTHPHYVEKVVDQLKHIGFYSNSVIIDQQRELASKLGELSGKRDYQLFLCNSGAEANENAMKLASFVTGKSKVIAMKGAFHGRTSLAVAATDNPSIVAPVNRTDHVVFVPLNDEAALEAAFEGGDVSSVIIENIQGVGGVRMAGEGFVRKIRSLCDRYGALYVADEVQCGCGRSGKYYAADWAGVDADIYTMAKGLGNGFPIGAISIAPHIAPKFGMLGTTFGGNHLACAAAIAVADVMAADRLVDHARELGDYLIGELKKLPRVKEVRGRGLMIGVELFEDAAPLRRKLLFDEKIFVGSSGDKNTFRLLPALNIGREHADRLLEALRKLLTTSC from the coding sequence ATGGATTTGTTCAAAGTTTACCCGTTGTGGGATATCGATATCGTCCGGGCCGAGGGCTCGTACGTGTGGGACGACAAGGGAACCCGTTATCTCGATATGTACGGCGGACATGCCGTCATCTCGATCGGCCATACCCATCCGCACTACGTGGAAAAAGTGGTCGACCAGTTGAAGCATATCGGTTTCTATTCCAATTCGGTCATCATCGATCAGCAGCGCGAGCTGGCCTCGAAGCTGGGCGAACTGTCCGGCAAGCGGGATTACCAGCTTTTCCTGTGCAATTCGGGAGCCGAGGCCAACGAAAATGCGATGAAGCTCGCTTCCTTCGTCACAGGCAAAAGCAAGGTGATCGCGATGAAAGGCGCTTTTCACGGCCGCACCTCGCTGGCCGTCGCGGCGACCGACAATCCGTCGATCGTGGCCCCGGTCAACCGGACGGACCATGTCGTGTTCGTTCCGCTCAACGACGAGGCGGCGCTCGAGGCCGCTTTCGAGGGCGGGGACGTTTCGTCGGTGATTATCGAGAATATTCAGGGCGTAGGAGGCGTTCGGATGGCCGGCGAAGGGTTCGTTCGCAAGATCCGCTCGCTGTGCGACCGCTACGGCGCTCTGTACGTCGCCGACGAGGTCCAGTGCGGTTGCGGACGTAGCGGCAAGTACTACGCCGCCGACTGGGCCGGCGTGGACGCCGATATCTATACGATGGCCAAAGGCCTCGGCAACGGTTTCCCGATCGGCGCCATATCGATCGCGCCGCACATCGCTCCGAAGTTCGGCATGCTCGGCACGACGTTCGGCGGCAATCATCTGGCCTGCGCGGCCGCGATCGCCGTGGCCGACGTGATGGCTGCCGACCGGCTGGTCGATCATGCCCGCGAGCTGGGAGACTACCTGATCGGAGAGTTGAAAAAGCTGCCCCGTGTCAAGGAAGTACGCGGCCGGGGGCTGATGATCGGCGTCGAGTTGTTCGAGGATGCGGCTCCGTTGCGTCGCAAGCTGCTGTTCGACGAGAAGATTTTCGTCGGCTCGTCGGGCGATAAGAATACGTTCCGCCTGCTTCCGGCGCTCAATATCGGACGCGAGCATGCCGACCGGCTGCTCGAGGCGTTGAGAAAGTTGTTGACGACAAGCTGTTGA
- a CDS encoding argininosuccinate synthase has protein sequence MKKVVLAFSGGLDTSYCAIYLAKEMGLEVHAALANTGGFSAEELARIEKRAYALGVKSYVALDVTQDYYQHAIKYMIFGNVLKNSTYPISVSSERISQATAIARYAREIGADYLCHGSTGAGNDQVRFDMIFNIVAPEIEVIALIREKRLSREEEIEYLRSHGVDFDFKKAEYSINQGIWGTSVGGKETLTSGETLPEEAYPSQLKETEPRRVTLTFERGEFVALDGKRYDDRIAAIQALQAVASRYAVGRDMHVGDTIIGIKGRVGFEAAAPMVIIKAHHMLEKHTLTKWQLFWKDQISAFYGNHLHEGQYYDPVMRDMEAMLESSQRTVSGDVYVDLHPYRFVVVGIDSPHDLMSNRFGAYGETMSDWTSEDVKGFGRIFGNQNKIYYQVNKEKL, from the coding sequence GTATTGGCCTTTAGCGGCGGTCTCGACACCTCTTACTGCGCTATCTATCTGGCTAAAGAAATGGGACTCGAGGTTCACGCGGCTTTGGCGAACACCGGCGGCTTCTCGGCCGAGGAGCTGGCCCGGATCGAAAAGCGGGCGTACGCCTTGGGCGTCAAGAGCTACGTCGCGCTCGACGTAACGCAGGATTATTACCAGCACGCGATCAAGTACATGATCTTCGGCAATGTGCTCAAGAACTCGACCTATCCGATTTCGGTCAGTTCCGAGCGGATCTCTCAGGCGACGGCTATCGCCCGCTATGCCCGCGAGATCGGAGCCGACTACCTGTGCCACGGCAGCACCGGGGCAGGTAACGATCAGGTGCGCTTCGACATGATATTCAATATCGTAGCGCCCGAAATCGAAGTGATTGCGTTAATCCGCGAGAAGCGCCTGAGCCGCGAGGAGGAAATCGAGTACCTGCGCAGTCACGGAGTCGATTTCGATTTCAAGAAGGCCGAATACTCGATCAATCAGGGTATCTGGGGTACGTCCGTAGGCGGCAAGGAGACGCTTACCTCCGGCGAGACGCTGCCCGAGGAGGCCTATCCGTCGCAACTGAAAGAGACCGAACCCCGTCGTGTGACGCTGACTTTCGAGCGGGGTGAATTCGTCGCGCTGGACGGTAAGCGTTACGACGACCGGATCGCCGCGATTCAGGCGTTGCAAGCCGTTGCTTCGCGCTATGCGGTCGGCCGCGACATGCACGTAGGCGATACGATCATCGGCATCAAGGGACGCGTCGGCTTCGAAGCGGCCGCCCCGATGGTCATCATCAAGGCGCACCATATGCTCGAAAAGCATACGCTGACGAAATGGCAGCTTTTCTGGAAGGACCAGATTTCGGCCTTCTACGGCAATCATCTGCACGAAGGACAGTATTACGATCCGGTCATGCGCGACATGGAGGCCATGCTCGAGAGCAGCCAGCGGACCGTCAGCGGCGACGTGTACGTCGATCTGCACCCCTACCGCTTCGTAGTCGTCGGTATCGACAGCCCGCACGATCTGATGAGCAACCGCTTCGGCGCCTACGGCGAGACGATGAGCGACTGGACGAGCGAGGACGTGAAGGGCTTCGGCCGGATTTTCGGCAACCAGAATAAGATTTACTATCAGGTCAACAAGGAGAAGCTGTAG